One region of Sulfurisphaera ohwakuensis genomic DNA includes:
- a CDS encoding shikimate kinase, whose product MQTYAGISVVNALPSWYGSSMAVNLTVSVSIKEAEKCKKNDILIDTILNFFHEKYGIPCLDINVESQIPEKSGLKSSSAVSTALIGEISKKFGIEIDVPKYSAILSLKAGVSYTGALDDATSSYYGGVSFTYNKEFKIIDIKDPPELSAIILPRGGRNIKIDLQYLKKYRLIFEEIFRVSRQNIVLGMKLNGILVANILGYDINEIEVALKKGALAAGITGNGPSIFAVTKIGEEGPIVDALSKFGNVIVTRSVGYVSRD is encoded by the coding sequence ATGCAAACCTACGCAGGTATCTCAGTAGTTAACGCTTTACCTAGCTGGTATGGTTCGTCAATGGCAGTAAATTTAACAGTTAGTGTAAGCATAAAAGAGGCAGAAAAATGCAAAAAGAATGATATACTTATAGATACTATTCTGAATTTCTTTCATGAAAAATATGGAATTCCATGCCTAGATATAAATGTAGAGTCACAAATACCAGAAAAAAGTGGTTTAAAAAGTAGTAGTGCTGTATCAACTGCATTAATTGGTGAAATATCTAAAAAGTTCGGAATAGAGATTGATGTTCCTAAATATTCAGCTATTTTATCATTAAAAGCTGGTGTTTCATACACTGGGGCTTTAGATGACGCAACATCATCATATTATGGTGGTGTTAGTTTCACTTATAATAAAGAATTTAAAATAATAGATATAAAAGATCCTCCAGAATTATCTGCAATTATATTGCCTAGAGGGGGTAGAAATATTAAGATAGATTTACAGTATCTTAAAAAATATAGATTAATATTCGAAGAAATATTTAGAGTATCTAGACAAAATATTGTTTTAGGCATGAAGTTAAATGGAATTCTTGTAGCAAATATTTTAGGTTATGATATAAATGAAATAGAAGTAGCACTTAAAAAAGGTGCTTTAGCAGCTGGAATAACTGGAAACGGTCCTTCAATATTCGCGGTAACAAAAATAGGTGAAGAAGGACCTATTGTAGACGCTTTATCAAAATTCGGAAACGTAATTGTAACGAGGTCTGTAGGGTATGTTAGTAGAGATTAA